Sequence from the Pogoniulus pusillus isolate bPogPus1 chromosome 16, bPogPus1.pri, whole genome shotgun sequence genome:
GTGGAGCCAGTGAGTCATTAGCCATTTGTTGAGTTAATCAGAATCAAGAGTGAGAGCAAAGGCTGACCTGGCGCCGGTGAACAAGCCCAGCAGTGGAGATCCCTGGGAAGAGGGCTGAGTCTTGGATGATCCGGGAAGAGCTCAGGGATAGGTTAAGGTGCAAGCAAGGCACCCACACCCAGGGCCACTCATTGAGAGCCTTACTAAGCCCCACCATGCTATGGGGCAGGTCAAGCCTGTGGAGGGGACACTGCCCAGCCAGGGGtgttgccagctcctgtgcagcGAGActgattctccttctctcccctaGGACGTGCAGAATGGCCCAGGCGTAGCAGTGATCGAGCTGAGCAGCACGGAGAACAGCTCGCCCCCAGAACccaccctgcacagcctggggctgccccAGCCTGACTTCCATGCCGTCATCTTGGACTTCAGCCCTGTCAGCTTCGTGGACACTGTGTCCATCAAGATCCTCAAGAATGtaaggggctggaggagcaggcaggccgGCAGCCTCACCAAGTGCATCCCCAGGGCCCTCTTCGGGGTGGCCtgatggctgctgcctgccgctCTTCCTGGGCAAAACGGTTTGTGTCATTTACAGATCTTCAGGGATTTCCATGACATAGAAGTGGATGTCTTTATTGCTGGCTGCCCGGGTGAGGAGTTTCCAAACAGCTATCAACACTTCTGCTGAGCCTGCCCACCCCTTTGCAACAcagctgctggccatgctcccTCCATAATGTCTCCATCCCCAGGGTTTTCCCCAGGGGACAGACGTTACATGGACCCCGtctgagccctgcagccccgtgccaggcagctggagctctggTGGTGGCCCCAGTacgctctgcagcacagcaggagggaGGCTGATCTGCAAGGGGTGCGGGGGGCTCAGGTGAGTGCCATAGCTTTGTGTGTTTCTCCCACCACACAGTGTCTGTCCTTGCCCAGTTGGAGCGCGGCAACTTCTTCAGCTCAACCATCACCAAGCACTGCTTCTTCCCGTCGGTCCATGACGCCGTGgtccacagcagcagagagcaacgCCTGCCCTCAGTAAGCACCCAGACTTGCCCTGGACCTGACCTCTCAATCACTAAGGCGGAGGGGGAAAGCCAATCTAATCCCTTTGTGTTTGTCCCCCTTAGGTGGACCTCAGCACCAAAATGTAGCTCTGCAAGAGGACATCTCCATGAGGAGCGGGGTGGGTGAGAAAGGTCTTGCCACTGTGATGGCACCAGCTCACTCACCCTGGGGTCTGGGCACCTTGTGTCCCCCCACCCCTTTGGactctgagagctggggctctgtccAGCTTGCGAGCTGCTGCAGGTCAGCATTCCGAGGCGCACTCGCACCTCGCCTCAGCCCCTGCACAATCTCTCCCACTGGGCCGGCCAATGGTTAGAGGAGTGGCAGAGGGACCCCTGGACCTAGCCAAGGGGTGTCCGCTCCCGGCAGCTGTTTGGCATCGTGAATTAAACCGTGACACGTTTCTCAAGCGTCACTTTATGGCACTTTCCTCAATAAAGGCGATCTCGGGCAGGGCCGCTTGGCTGTAccttggcactgctgggcatTGGCCCGAGCCTGACCTCCCCTGCGGCAGCCTGGCACGCCCCCCGCCACCGCCCCGCCTCTAGCCGGTCTCTATCACTCTGGCCCTCGACGCGCTCCGCTCGGGTCGGGCTGCCGCCTGCCAGGAGCTCCTGCCCTCAGCCGCCTATGCGCCCTCCCGCCGCCAGGGTGCGCCGCCGCAGTCTGCGCCGCTGCACGCGTGGGACGCACCGCCCACCGCTCCGCCTCAAGAGCATGCGCAGTCCCACAGCCACCGCGCCTCCCGCGCATGCTCCGCACCCCGCGGCCCCGCCTCCCGCGCAGGCGCGCCGGGGCCCGGGCGGTCAGGCAGCGGCGGTGCCGGGGACACGATGGCGGCTTCCTCTGTGTGCCGGGCTGGCTGTGTGGCTGGGCGGGCTCTGCTCCGGGGCCCTCGCCCCTCGGTGAGTTATCGTGGCCGGCGGAGGGGGCAGAGGAAGATTGGTTCGGGGGAGGCCGGTCAGGGGAGCAGGAAGTCCGGCGCTGCCGTGCGGCTGCTGGGCCTATCCTGCCGGCAGGTCGAGAAGGTCACGGGGATGCGGCGGGCGGAGCGGGGTGGACAGCGGTCGCCATAGAAACCCCCAACCTCCGGAGCGGGGCGGGCCGACCGGGGGTCAGCGACGTTAACCACTTGCGGGGCTTGCCAGTAGCCTgctgtcccctcccctcctccgtCCCGTACTGGGTTGTGACTGGTTCGCGACACCTTTTCCTCCCAGGGGTTTTCGGCCTGTTGGACACCTCAGGTATTGCCGAGAGTTCCCAGCCCTCTGCGTAACGAGCAGTGTGTAGCGGGAACTCCTCGGTATAGACGTGAACCAGCTTGTCTGGCCTAGCTCGGGTCAGCTGCGTGCCTGGCAGCCCGTGCCCTGTGGAGGAACGCTGCTGCTCAGCGGTCACGATAGCCTCGTTTTCTTTAGGCAGCTTTAATGACTTTGACAAGGAACCGAGGCGCTGCCACCTATGCCCAGACACTCCAGAATATCCCCGAGACCCAGGTCACCACTCTGGACAATGGTCTTCGTGTTGCTTCAGAGGAATCCAATCAGCCAACATGTACAGTGAGTTGCAGATGAGTTAAGGGTCTGTAGCTGACCTTCCAGCAGTGACAAACGTCTGTTTGAACCGAAGGTTTTGACAGAGACGCTATCACTTCTCTGTTAACTGGGGGGTATTAGTGTTGTGGAAGGCCTGGCCTGGCTTTGTATAAGTCTGTAGTCAAGCTTCCATGCTCACAGATGTTCTTAGCCTTACACGTTTTGTGTAAGGAGTGAGCAGCACATATACCTTTGGCAAAACTGTCAGAAGAGTTTGTGAAGCTGCCACATGAAATGCCAGAACATGTACTGGGAGCAGTTTATGGTGCTTGTTCTTATTTTGCTGCTGCTAGTGCAGTGTCTGTGAAGCAGACGTTTTGTCCCTGCCATTAAACTTGTGACATGAGGGTTGAAtgtgctgtttgttttctcttctgatAAGTGTGTGGTTTCCTGTTAGGTGGGGGTGTGGATCGCAGTGGGGAGCCGCTATGAGAATGAGAAGAACAACGGTGCTGGTTACTTCCTAGAACATCTGGCCTTTAAGGTGAGGAGATATGCTAGGTCTGACACAGGAGTGCATGGAGAGCTGTTCTAAATATTCTACTTCTGGGCTGTGCTCTCCCTTCGGAGGCTGTAGCTGTTAAGAGCATAAATTAGGTCATCTGAATCCCAGAGGCTGTGTGTGTAGTATAAAGGTAAACCTCAGAAGGTACCTAGTCTATATGGTGCTCATTGCTTGAATGTGTGGCAACTCACACGTGTGCATGGGTTACTGCAGCTCTTACTAgttgctgttttcctttctaAAGGAAAAAGACTGTCAGTAATAAATGACACTGCGTCTCTGACGCTGTGGTTCCAATCCTTGGCTGTCCTAGCCACCTCATAGTGAAGCATGAAGTGAAGCTTCAGGTTAGCAGGCAGAGCACAAAGCTGGATTTTCCataactgttttgttttcttagttTTCAGTTTGTTGGGCCTTTGTTTAGTAGACCAGCAAAGTTTAGAGGCACCTGTTCTTACTTTTCTAGTAATGTGTCTGCTGAACAGCTCTGAGGCTGAGTATTGCTGACCCTGTCCAGCCTGTGCCATCACAGGCAACTACACGTAGCAGGGCTTGCCCCTTAAGAGATGACCTCTGTATTAAAAGTAGTTTTGTGTATCTTTTCTGTCTGCTTCTGAATATTGCTGCTTGCATAGATAAAAACATGATTTAGTCTTATTCTTGGTTTTCTTCCATGGATGTGATCTTCAGAGTTGTCTTAGCATAGGTCATCTCCCTCTCTGCTAGGTCTCTTAAATCTTTAAACATACACCTTGACTGCCCAGAGCAAAGAAGCCAAGTTTTAAATTTGTTGCTTTCTGCACTTGTTTCTGGCTTTTATGGTTCATATGACAGGTTTTATTGCTTTAGATGTTAgttgttctttttcttgcttTAGTTCTTCttgagagggatttttttttttcatttcataaTTCTGtctatttgttttccttcagggCACAAAGAACCGTCCTGGCACTGCCTTTGAGAAGGAGGTGGAGAGCATGGGTGCTCACCTGAATGGGTATACCTCGCGTGAGCAGACTGCCTATTACATAAAAGCCTTGTCCAAGGATGTGCCCAAAGGTAGGATGGCCAGTGGGCAAAGTCTGATTTGCATGTTAATCAAGTGTGTGTGCGTCTCTGACACCAGCAGCCTCTCTAACAGCAGACCAGGGAACAAAGTAACAGCCTAACAGTGAATTGGAGAGTCTAACTGGCAATTGAAGAGAGCACTTTTGTGACATAGTGCTTCAAAGACTGCAAGTTCATGTGTTCCTAAACCTAGATTTGCAAAACTCTTCTCAGGCTGCACTGTGTTGCTGGGAGGGAGTGCTGAGGGAGTCAGTAGTCCAACTGAGGTTGTTGATACCTACTCTTAGGCGTCctcagtgcagctgctgcagatctTGCTTGTGCTCTGTACTACTATGAGCAGACTCCACCTGGGGCCAGTTTTGTCCGTAGGTGGTTGAGTCAAAGGGTTAAGTGTAAGGGTTAAGCATGTTTCTACAACGATAGGACACTTCTGATGTGCTTCACCTTCTGCAGTTGCTGCCTGCTTTCTGCTGGGAGTGATGCTTGGCAAGCTTTGGAGGCTTCACGCTAAGCTACCCTGGCTTGTCTATCCCTGGTGCTGTGGGAGTTGATTTCTGCTGCATCTCCTCCCCGGCGTGGTTTGTTGCTCGCTCGTTGTGGTGTCCTTGCTGCCTgtgtcttttcctctttcagcaGCCCTGGgtagcagctgggcagcaggattGCTAACATAAGAAATGTGTTGCAGTTGTAGAGCTCCTGGCTGACATTGTGCAGAACTGTGCTCTGGAGGAGTCTCAGATCGAGAAGGAACGGGGCGTCATCCTTCAGGAGTTGAAGGAGAATGACAGCAACCTGACCGAGGTCACCTTCGATTACCTTCACGCCACAGCTTTCCAGGGGACTGCACTGGCCCGCACTGTCGAGGGGACCACAGAGAACATCAAGTGAGCAACAGGGTGGATGGGTTCAGTCCTTGGAGTGCATGACTGCTGCTTCTCAGTAGTGGTGACTGCATGAGGAAACAAGTCTCTACCAGAGGTGGTCTACCCTGTGGGCTTCTCCTTGTATCCTGTGTTCTCCCTGTTAGTGCTGGTCAAAATGTAATGCTGCACACAGTCTTTACAGTCCCCCTCATGGGATATCTGAGGTTGGCCTAGGTTTGAACATTGTCCCATTAATTGCCAGTTTGACACCATTAGAGAAGTCAAGAGCTGGAAGTGCTCATTAAAGCAATGGCCTTGAGCATGCACACCTGCTAGCATGCTAGTAACTCAGGATGAATTGAAGTCTATCCTTAATTCTCCATCTTGGCCACCAGTTCTCTGTGTTTGGAGCACAGGGAAAGTGCAGATGGTgcagttttgcttttaaaaaatattgtTACATTGCAACTAAGAATTGACAGCATCACTGCTGTCTCTGCACTGTGAACTTCTGTCTCCTAAGGCTCTTACCTCTCCTGCTCACAGATGCTGATATATGGGTCTCTCTTCCTTCTAGGCATCTGACTCGAGCAGATATTGCTTCCTATGTTGATAGTCACTTCAAGGCACCTCGTATggtcctggcagctgctggaggtaaGTTCTAGGTCCTTGTGATTCTAGAAAGCCTGGGTATTTTCAACATGGTGATCAACCCCCTGTCACTCAATGTGTAATGTAAAATCAGCTGATTTTGTTTAACTGAGCTGGTTTAGGCTGCaaatttccctttcctcttgccaGGTGTTTCTCACAAAGAGCTGGTAGATGCAGCTAAGCAGCACTTCAGTGGAGTGCCTTTCAAGTACAAAGAGGATGCTGTGCCTGTCCTCTCACGCTGTCGCTTCACAGGGAGTGAGGTAAAGCTGTATTGGTCCTGAACAAGACACAGTTGTTGCCAATGGTGGTGTATTTGAGCAGCTGGTTTGTGCTTAGTAGTCTGAGACTCTTCAGCTGGGATAATCCCAGGCGCCCCACTTTGTCCCTTGGcattgcagcaggctgcagacagagctgcaGTGTTCATGGAgttcttccctctgctccttggttaTTTTCTAGATCCGTGCCAGAGATGATGCTCTGCCTGTTGCCCATGTTGCTCTTGCTGTGGAGGGGCCAGGATGGGCTAATCCAGACAACATTGTCCTCAATGTGGCTAATGCCATCATTGGACGCTACGACCGTACTTTTGGAGGTGGTAAGGTAAGAGACTTTTTTGAGTGTGATGGGAAAAACTTGGGAGCCTTTGAATGTGAAGTGTTGTGGAGACCTTGGGTGAACGTGCTTTATGGGAGACTGTTGTGGTTAGCTTCCAACAGCAGAGTGGTTAGGAGtctggaaaataaaatagagTAATCAAGGCTAATCCAGGACAGGTGATGCTGGCAGACAaactgagccttctctgctatGTTTAGAAGAGGTTTAGCTGATGAATTCTCAGCAACTTTATTCCTACCCTCATGAACTAACTGCTCAGTGAGGGTGGTTAACTGTGTTAACCCCTGGTACTGGGAGACTTTGCACTTCCTTTCCTTGCATACCAGCTCCTCATCTGCAGCTGGACATGGAAATGATTTTGCTGGATGGACTCCCAGGCCATTTGTTGTGGCTTTCCCGCAGTGAGTCTCATCTGTTGACCAAATGAAGGGTCTAAACTAAGCATTTCTTCAGTAAGGTATTCCACTCTGTCTTGTCTGTGGTCTGTGTGAAAACAGCTCAGTTGGAAAGAATTTGAACTGAGGAGGCTGTGAGACTGGAATGGCTGATGGTATCCCCTCACTTTCAGAATCAGTCCAGCAGGCTGGCTACGCTTGCTGTGGAGCACAACCTCTGCCACAGTTTCCAGACATTCAACACCTCTTACTCTGATACTGGCCTCTTTGGGTTCCATTTTGCTTCTGATCCTCTGTCCATAGATGATATGATGTACTGTGCTCAGGGGGAGTGGTAAGTACATCTTCAGTAAAAATTCATGTTGAAGATCTAACGCTCTTGTGGAGACTAAGCTGGTGGGAGGAGCCTACTAAATCTTCAGAGAGATGTGCCTCTTTATAAACTTCTTGTACCTTGCATTCTGGTTAAGTGGTCCAGTGAGTGGTTTCTGTAAATGTCTTAGGATGTGGATTTTGAGGAGCTATTTTAATCCTTTGGGGTTCCCCAGGTCTTTTGTTCATGCTTCCAAGTATTAGTACtgaggctttggggtttttcaTCTACAAGTGAGATCATTCCTTGGAGACAAGGCTTTCCCAGGTGCCCAAAAGATGCATCTCCATTGTCTTGTTAAGCCCGAGAAAACCAGGCAGACTTCCAGTCTTTTACACTGTTGTGTCGTGTCTGATAAATGCCCCACTTCTGGAGTCGTGCCAATGCTTGGGGGGCTTCTGTCTGCCTTACTGTATGTATGTAATGGTTTGAGGCTATGTCTGACATTCAGAGACGAGCTGCACTGTGTTTGAAGCATGTGGAGTTAGCCCTTGCCCCAGAAACGTTTGCAGTTGGCAGGGGGGAAGGGATTTAGCAGCTGGAGTCCAAAGAGGCTCTGTGGAACTGTCTTGTTCTCTCAGCATCAGTTTCCTTAGTTGCTTGCCATGCGTGGGAGTATCTGCCCTGCCTTCCTTCTCCTGTGATAGCTGGCAAGctagagccagcagcagagctgcttagaCCTTTGTGACTGTAACTCAGTGCATAACTGCTGGATGATACCTCCTGCCTCTAAGCTTGAGCCCTTGCCTCCCGCTGCTCCGTGCTCCCCAGTCtttagctgctctgcagcaatcAAGAATGAATCTCAAGCCAACAAGACAAGCAGTGTTGATAACAGCTTAGGCCTGGGGAGGAGTTCACTTTCTGTCTGACCAGACAAACATTTTTAAGAGCTTTAGTGGTCTTTCCATCTCCTCTCCAGGATGCGTCTGTGCACTAgtgccacagaatcagaggtgAAGAGAGCCAAGAACTATCTCCGAAATGCTCTGGTGGCTCAGCTGGATGGTATGTTCTGGTTTATGGATTGACCACTGTGCAGCTTTCAGAGAATTGCCTCTTACTGTCTCcgctggggagcaggagctcAGCTAGGTATTGCAGTAGTACTGGCAGGCACCAGGCAGAGCTTTCTTGCCTCTGCTATGCATTCCTCCTACCACACTATCTGACTCcagcctgctgtgctccaggctagCTGTAAACTTAGTTGCTCTGTTGCTGAGAGTAACGTACTGCCTGATGAAGTTAGAACTGAGACCCTCAAACTGATCTGTcttggccatggcactttggaggTGGATGAAGCAATCTTTGTATTGCTTACTTCCGGATGGAGCTGCTTAGAGTGGTAACTACAACTTCATGAGAAACCAGTTTAACAAAGAGTTTCTtctgtctgctctgggtgacagTCAGGCTGTGTGGTTCTGGAaggctttctgctgtgctgaccACATGATCTCTTTCAACATCCAGGTACTACACCAGTGTGTGAGAATATCGGAAGCCATCTCTTAAACTACGGACGCCGCATCCCCCTGGAGGAGTGGGATGCCAGGATTGCTGTATGTATCCAGTTGTTTTGGTTAGGGAATCTTAAGTATGGCTGTTTGGTGTCAGCATTTTCTGGCCTTAGCTTGCTGCAGTAACATGAGGCTTGCTTCTGTCTTAGGCTACCCAGAGTCTGGGCAGTCAACTCACTGACTGATAGCAATATGTTAGAATCTCTGGCATAGACTTGGCATATCCTGTGTCCCCTGATGGCTCAGTCCATCCCAGGAAAAGGCCATATGCCTGTGTATAAGTAGAACAACTTGAAATTAGTTCAGCAGGCTCCATAGAGGTGGCCAGCATCTAGCTTTAGTGCTACAGTGCCTTGGAAGGCTTTGGATTTTGGGCTGCAGTGCCTTCTGTATCCTGAGAAGAGTGTACTGTATGGAATATTAGCCATCCTCAGagacaggagctgagcaggtgTTGCACATGGCCCCAGAGCCTGACTGCCTTTTAAATGGTGTTGATATGTAATGGCAACTGTAACCTCCAACTTTGAGAAATGCTGTCTGCTGGGGTGGGCATTAACTAACTGCTTGATATTTATTAGGCTGTTGATGCAAGAATGGTGAGAGATGTCTGCAGTAAATACATCTACGACAAGTGCCCAGCAATTGCAGCAGTTGGTGAGTAGCATGTGGCAGTTTGTATACAGTAGCTCCAAAACCAGCAAGGGGTCAATAGCTGAGCCAAAAtgagctgcaggcagttttCATGTGTCTGTTCTGGCCTCCTAACCACTCTGGTCCTTTGCTGATGCCCTCTTTCCCTTGCATGTGAGATGTGTCACACCACATTTGCTGAGAGATCAGACCTGCAAGGTGATGGAGACAGTGGCAGTGGCCTGCTGGATGTCCTTCCACCTCTCTACTTGCTGTGGAGCCATGACTAAGATTGGGAGTTCCATGGGTTGGGTGTGGGCCCAGTGGTGTCTGCCAGGTGTCCTTACCCTGAGGTCATGGTGGTTTATGTAAGGGAAGTGAAGGGACTTGATTCTCTTGTGCTGCTCTGACATGTCTGTCTGgccaaggacaaattcctctcagaaaacctgcc
This genomic interval carries:
- the LOC135182546 gene encoding cytochrome b-c1 complex subunit 1, mitochondrial isoform X1 — its product is MLRTPRPRLPRRRAGARAVRQRRCRGHDGGFLCVPGWLCGWAGSAPGPSPLALMTLTRNRGAATYAQTLQNIPETQVTTLDNGLRVASEESNQPTCTVGVWIAVGSRYENEKNNGAGYFLEHLAFKGTKNRPGTAFEKEVESMGAHLNGYTSREQTAYYIKALSKDVPKVVELLADIVQNCALEESQIEKERGVILQELKENDSNLTEVTFDYLHATAFQGTALARTVEGTTENIKHLTRADIASYVDSHFKAPRMVLAAAGGVSHKELVDAAKQHFSGVPFKYKEDAVPVLSRCRFTGSEIRARDDALPVAHVALAVEGPGWANPDNIVLNVANAIIGRYDRTFGGGKNQSSRLATLAVEHNLCHSFQTFNTSYSDTGLFGFHFASDPLSIDDMMYCAQGEWMRLCTSATESEVKRAKNYLRNALVAQLDGTTPVCENIGSHLLNYGRRIPLEEWDARIAAVDARMVRDVCSKYIYDKCPAIAAVGPIEQLLDYNRIRSAMYWVRF
- the LOC135182546 gene encoding cytochrome b-c1 complex subunit 1, mitochondrial isoform X2; the encoded protein is MAASSVCRAGCVAGRALLRGPRPSAALMTLTRNRGAATYAQTLQNIPETQVTTLDNGLRVASEESNQPTCTVGVWIAVGSRYENEKNNGAGYFLEHLAFKGTKNRPGTAFEKEVESMGAHLNGYTSREQTAYYIKALSKDVPKVVELLADIVQNCALEESQIEKERGVILQELKENDSNLTEVTFDYLHATAFQGTALARTVEGTTENIKHLTRADIASYVDSHFKAPRMVLAAAGGVSHKELVDAAKQHFSGVPFKYKEDAVPVLSRCRFTGSEIRARDDALPVAHVALAVEGPGWANPDNIVLNVANAIIGRYDRTFGGGKNQSSRLATLAVEHNLCHSFQTFNTSYSDTGLFGFHFASDPLSIDDMMYCAQGEWMRLCTSATESEVKRAKNYLRNALVAQLDGTTPVCENIGSHLLNYGRRIPLEEWDARIAAVDARMVRDVCSKYIYDKCPAIAAVGPIEQLLDYNRIRSAMYWVRF